One Psychrobacillus glaciei genomic region harbors:
- a CDS encoding DUF2812 domain-containing protein, whose product MKKVKYRFYVDYEKEEQWVNEMAQNGWHFKKIMVFRYTLVKGEPGAYIYRNELLAGLALKNKNDYLEFLKESGIEVVNKFGGWAYFRKKAAEGPFEIYTDTSSKISYYNRILNLFTVLFLGNLIMGIFNLMVSDHASYRGTISSTAGIFGIATAILILIPNIKIYRRKNAIKEQQQIFEE is encoded by the coding sequence ATGAAAAAAGTAAAATATCGTTTTTATGTGGATTATGAAAAAGAAGAACAGTGGGTAAATGAGATGGCGCAGAATGGCTGGCATTTTAAAAAAATTATGGTCTTTCGATATACACTTGTGAAAGGTGAGCCTGGAGCTTATATTTATCGTAATGAGTTGCTCGCGGGGCTTGCTTTGAAAAACAAAAATGATTATTTAGAATTTTTAAAGGAAAGTGGAATTGAGGTTGTGAATAAATTTGGAGGCTGGGCGTACTTTCGGAAGAAAGCTGCGGAAGGACCTTTCGAAATTTATACAGATACTTCATCCAAAATTTCTTACTATAATCGTATACTTAATCTTTTTACTGTTCTATTTCTTGGTAATCTTATTATGGGTATTTTTAACTTAATGGTTTCAGATCATGCTTCATACCGGGGTACAATCAGTTCGACAGCTGGTATATTCGGTATAGCAACTGCTATTCTCATATTAATACCGAATATTAAAATATACCGACGCAAAAATGCGATAAAAGAACAGCAACAAATATTTGAGGAATAG
- a CDS encoding PadR family transcriptional regulator, with the protein MGQNNPPLTEGVYYILLSLYEPRHGYGIMQLTEELSNGRVRLGAGTIYGAIKTLIDRKWIVTFDEDGRKKEYIITGLGKSIIQSEIKRLHELYENGLQITKGEKS; encoded by the coding sequence ATGGGACAGAACAATCCGCCGTTAACAGAGGGTGTGTATTATATTTTGTTATCACTTTATGAACCGCGACATGGTTATGGCATTATGCAACTCACAGAGGAACTAAGTAATGGCCGTGTTCGGCTTGGGGCCGGAACAATTTACGGTGCGATTAAAACATTGATCGACCGGAAATGGATTGTTACATTCGATGAAGATGGACGCAAAAAAGAATACATTATTACAGGTTTAGGGAAATCAATTATTCAGTCAGAAATAAAAAGACTACATGAACTGTATGAAAATGGCCTACAAATAACGAAGGGAGAGAAATCATAA
- a CDS encoding ABC transporter substrate-binding protein: MTHLITDYLGRKMHISTPPKRIISICPAITETLFALGLENEIVGRTRYCIFPKGIVEHVPIVGGTKEVNIDKIRELRPDLILAEKEENTEDIVRALEKIAPVFVMEVQSIQDAYRFLQTLGELANKEQAADMLITSCKSSFASIQHKQYRKAAYVIWRKPYMVVGGTTYINDVLLKLGFRNPFEKEDSRYPAVTKEELANANLDVLLLASEPFPFQEKHLAEFQAFLPNTKIVLVDGEMFWYGTKMITSGPYLENLIKNI, encoded by the coding sequence ATGACACATCTTATAACCGATTATCTTGGGAGAAAAATGCACATTTCCACCCCACCAAAAAGGATCATTTCGATTTGTCCAGCAATTACGGAAACACTCTTCGCTCTAGGTCTTGAGAATGAGATAGTAGGTCGAACGAGATATTGTATTTTCCCAAAAGGAATTGTAGAGCACGTGCCTATTGTGGGGGGCACAAAAGAAGTAAATATAGATAAAATACGTGAGCTACGGCCAGATCTCATTTTAGCTGAAAAAGAAGAAAACACGGAAGACATCGTGCGTGCACTCGAAAAAATTGCCCCAGTTTTCGTTATGGAGGTTCAATCCATACAGGATGCTTACCGATTTTTACAAACACTTGGAGAACTGGCGAACAAGGAACAAGCTGCAGATATGCTCATTACTTCCTGCAAATCATCCTTCGCTTCCATTCAGCATAAGCAATATCGAAAAGCTGCATATGTTATTTGGCGTAAACCATATATGGTCGTTGGAGGAACTACTTATATAAATGATGTATTACTTAAACTAGGTTTCCGTAATCCTTTTGAAAAAGAAGATTCTAGGTATCCTGCGGTGACAAAAGAGGAACTGGCAAATGCCAACCTAGATGTCCTTTTGCTCGCTTCCGAACCATTTCCTTTTCAAGAAAAACATCTAGCAGAATTCCAAGCATTTCTTCCTAACACAAAGATCGTATTAGTAGACGGTGAAATGTTTTGGTATGGGACTAAAATGATAACATCTGGACCATATTTAGAAAATCTAATTAAAAATATTTAG
- a CDS encoding glucose-6-phosphate isomerase has product MNISVNYSGDYNQLLTSELESKLKAIHKGIHTKSAEGAEYLGWVDWPSTINQEFLEDIKETAKHIRSTSDVLVVIGIGGSYLGSKAVIEALSTPFKKQTDLEVIFAGHLVSGEYLKELITYLDNKEVTLNIISKSGTTTEPAIAFRFLQQYMEKRYGDQATSRIFVTTDEEKGALRSLAIEKGYRRFVVPGNIGGRYSVFTAVGLLPIAAAGYDIEKLINGAKIAEQEFGVFDTKSNSAIQYAVIRNHLYNTGYPVEIMATFDEKLTYVQEWWKQLFGESEGKEGKGIFPASVLYSTDLHSLGQYIQDGKRMLFESFLMVKSVPSDLMVFEAENNGDELNYLSGLSLHEFNMACHEATATAHLDGGVPQLTITIEQLDEQHIGHLLYFYMMACAFSSYLLDINPFDQPGVEDYKTNIFKILKKPGY; this is encoded by the coding sequence ATGAACATTTCAGTTAATTATTCAGGAGATTACAACCAACTTCTTACATCTGAATTGGAAAGTAAATTAAAAGCTATTCACAAAGGAATTCATACTAAATCTGCAGAAGGGGCCGAATATTTAGGGTGGGTAGATTGGCCGAGCACTATCAATCAGGAGTTTCTAGAAGATATAAAAGAAACTGCAAAACACATTCGCTCGACTTCGGATGTGCTAGTTGTTATTGGTATAGGTGGCTCCTATCTAGGTTCGAAAGCAGTCATTGAAGCTCTTTCTACACCATTCAAAAAACAAACCGACTTAGAAGTTATTTTTGCTGGCCATCTAGTAAGTGGCGAATACTTAAAGGAACTGATTACATATTTAGACAATAAAGAGGTCACATTAAATATCATTTCAAAATCAGGAACAACCACAGAGCCTGCTATTGCTTTCCGCTTTTTACAGCAGTACATGGAAAAACGGTATGGAGATCAAGCTACATCCCGCATCTTCGTTACAACAGATGAAGAAAAAGGAGCGTTACGCTCACTTGCTATCGAAAAAGGTTATCGACGCTTTGTCGTACCAGGTAATATTGGAGGACGATACTCTGTTTTCACGGCAGTTGGTTTGTTACCTATCGCAGCAGCAGGTTACGATATCGAAAAACTAATCAATGGGGCAAAAATAGCAGAGCAGGAATTTGGAGTATTTGATACAAAGTCAAATAGTGCCATTCAATATGCAGTTATTCGAAACCATTTGTACAATACAGGATACCCAGTCGAAATCATGGCAACGTTTGATGAAAAGTTAACTTATGTACAAGAATGGTGGAAGCAATTATTTGGAGAAAGTGAAGGAAAAGAAGGGAAAGGAATTTTTCCAGCATCTGTCCTTTATTCAACCGACCTACATTCCTTAGGTCAGTACATCCAAGATGGAAAACGCATGTTATTCGAATCTTTTTTAATGGTGAAAAGTGTCCCAAGTGACTTAATGGTTTTTGAAGCAGAAAATAACGGGGATGAACTGAACTATCTAAGTGGTCTATCTCTTCACGAATTTAATATGGCATGTCATGAAGCAACCGCTACCGCTCACCTGGACGGAGGCGTGCCCCAACTCACAATTACGATAGAACAACTAGATGAACAACATATCGGCCACCTTTTATATTTTTATATGATGGCTTGTGCGTTTAGTTCTTACCTTCTCGACATCAATCCATTCGATCAACCGGGCGTGGAAGACTACAAGACTAACATCTTTAAAATTCTAAAAAAACCTGGTTACTAA
- a CDS encoding glycoside hydrolase family 13 protein produces the protein MKKIWWKEAVAYQVYPRSFQDSNDDGIGDLQGLLSRLDYIQDLGIDVIWICPMYMSPNDDNGYDISDYQAIMDEFGSMEDFDELLQEVHRRDMKLIIDLVINHTSDEHRWFIESRSSKNNEKRDWYIWRDGVNGKEPTNWGSIFNGSAWELDKETQQYYLHLFSKKQPDLNWENEEVRNALYNTVNWWLDKGIDGFRVDAISHIKKDNSFANMPNQGKAPYVPAWEKYMNVPGIMPFLEELKKETFAKYDIMTVGEANGVGIDEIHGWVDEKQGKFNMIFQFEHLSLWDAEKKKLDIPGLKSVLTRWQKALEGSGWNALFIENHDKARSVSTWGNDQAYWKESATSLATMYFFMQGTPFIYQGQELGMTNVQFQSIADYNDVASKSLYTYRLSQGDSHDQVMETIWATSRDNARTPMQWSDAENAGFTKGTPWLGVNPNYTEINVETQENDPNSILNYYKNMISLRKTNHIFTYGNYDLVLKEHTTLYAYTRTFNEEKVIVLSNLSKEPIEVAEVQGIIYKRPNLLLSNLKVNEHEEITTIHLAPYEARIYKI, from the coding sequence ATGAAGAAAATATGGTGGAAAGAGGCAGTTGCTTACCAAGTTTATCCTCGTAGTTTCCAAGATTCTAATGATGATGGAATTGGCGACTTACAAGGACTGCTTTCGCGATTAGATTACATACAAGATTTAGGGATTGATGTTATTTGGATTTGTCCAATGTATATGTCTCCAAACGATGATAATGGATATGATATTAGTGACTATCAAGCTATCATGGATGAATTCGGATCAATGGAAGATTTTGATGAGTTACTTCAAGAAGTGCATAGACGTGATATGAAACTCATCATTGATTTAGTCATTAATCATACAAGTGACGAACACCGCTGGTTTATTGAATCACGCTCCTCGAAAAATAATGAAAAGCGTGATTGGTATATTTGGCGAGACGGTGTAAATGGAAAAGAACCAACTAATTGGGGAAGTATTTTCAATGGGTCTGCTTGGGAACTCGATAAAGAAACTCAGCAATACTATTTGCATTTATTTTCTAAAAAACAACCTGATTTAAACTGGGAGAACGAAGAAGTACGAAATGCGTTATATAATACTGTGAATTGGTGGCTAGATAAAGGGATCGATGGGTTTCGTGTCGATGCGATTAGTCACATTAAAAAAGACAATTCGTTTGCAAATATGCCCAATCAAGGAAAAGCTCCATATGTTCCTGCATGGGAAAAATATATGAATGTTCCAGGAATTATGCCGTTTTTAGAAGAATTAAAGAAAGAGACTTTTGCAAAGTACGATATTATGACAGTCGGTGAAGCAAATGGTGTTGGAATTGATGAGATTCATGGATGGGTAGATGAGAAACAAGGGAAATTCAATATGATTTTTCAGTTCGAGCATTTGAGTTTATGGGATGCAGAAAAGAAGAAGTTGGATATTCCAGGGCTCAAAAGTGTTTTGACTCGATGGCAAAAAGCATTAGAAGGAAGCGGCTGGAATGCTTTATTTATAGAAAATCATGATAAGGCGCGTAGCGTTTCTACTTGGGGAAATGATCAGGCATATTGGAAAGAAAGTGCTACTTCATTAGCAACAATGTACTTCTTTATGCAAGGAACTCCGTTTATTTACCAAGGACAAGAATTGGGAATGACTAATGTCCAGTTCCAATCAATTGCGGATTATAATGACGTGGCTAGTAAAAGTCTATATACATATAGACTAAGCCAAGGAGATTCGCATGATCAAGTGATGGAAACTATTTGGGCAACGAGCCGTGACAATGCGCGAACACCGATGCAATGGTCTGACGCTGAAAATGCAGGATTTACAAAAGGAACACCATGGTTAGGTGTGAATCCGAACTACACAGAAATTAATGTAGAGACACAGGAAAACGACCCGAACTCTATATTAAATTATTATAAAAATATGATTAGCTTACGTAAAACAAATCATATTTTCACTTATGGAAATTATGATTTGGTGTTAAAGGAACACACGACACTTTATGCATATACTCGTACGTTTAACGAGGAAAAAGTAATCGTATTAAGTAACTTATCAAAGGAACCAATTGAAGTAGCTGAAGTGCAAGGCATTATCTATAAGCGACCGAATTTACTGCTTTCAAACTTAAAGGTTAACGAGCACGAAGAGATCACAACAATCCATCTAGCACCTTACGAAGCGAGAATTTATAAAATATAA
- a CDS encoding LacI family DNA-binding transcriptional regulator, translated as MAITIIDVAKEANVSPATVSRVIADNPRISEQTKRKVREVMERLEYHPNFQARNLAAKSTKTVGVIMSNSTSLAFQNPFFPEVIRGICTSAHASKYGIYLSTGGSEEEIYQEVVSMVQGRKVDGIILLYSRVNDRTMAFLKDAKFPFTMVGRPYKYEDEITYIDNDNQKIAHDVVEYLFNLGHRQIAFIGGNLEFVVSKDRLEGYQQALIDTGLFYSDAYFIHDEAIKATGNKSIKELMQLEVPPTAIVAHDDLVAYEIIRYLEELSIQVPKDISIVSFNNHSLSAYVKPPLTSVDISIFELGFQSANFLLEKIIDPKAPVKHHFVPTTLIERDSCGNIKMVGE; from the coding sequence TTGGCTATTACAATCATTGATGTGGCGAAAGAAGCGAATGTTTCTCCAGCTACCGTTTCTCGTGTAATTGCAGACAACCCAAGAATTAGTGAACAAACGAAGCGCAAAGTAAGGGAAGTAATGGAACGGTTAGAGTATCACCCTAACTTTCAAGCAAGAAATTTAGCCGCAAAAAGCACGAAAACGGTAGGTGTTATCATGTCGAATTCTACCTCATTGGCATTTCAAAATCCGTTCTTTCCAGAAGTCATCCGCGGCATTTGTACAAGTGCCCACGCTAGTAAATATGGCATTTACCTATCTACAGGTGGCAGCGAGGAAGAAATCTATCAAGAAGTTGTGTCAATGGTGCAAGGGAGAAAGGTGGATGGCATTATCCTGCTTTATTCTCGTGTTAATGATCGTACAATGGCTTTTTTAAAGGATGCGAAGTTTCCATTTACGATGGTAGGCCGTCCTTATAAATATGAGGATGAGATTACGTATATTGACAACGATAATCAGAAAATTGCTCATGATGTTGTGGAATATCTATTTAACCTAGGGCATCGGCAGATCGCATTTATCGGAGGGAATCTCGAATTTGTAGTTTCGAAGGACCGCTTAGAAGGTTATCAACAGGCATTAATAGACACAGGTCTTTTCTATTCAGATGCGTACTTTATACACGATGAAGCCATTAAAGCAACAGGGAATAAAAGTATAAAAGAGCTGATGCAGCTTGAAGTACCCCCTACAGCAATTGTGGCACATGACGATTTAGTAGCGTATGAAATCATTCGATATTTAGAAGAGCTGTCCATACAGGTCCCAAAGGATATTTCCATTGTGAGTTTCAACAACCACTCCTTATCAGCCTATGTAAAGCCTCCTCTAACTTCTGTGGACATTTCGATTTTTGAATTGGGCTTCCAGTCTGCCAACTTTCTATTAGAAAAAATAATAGATCCAAAAGCACCGGTAAAACATCATTTTGTACCAACTACTTTAATAGAACGAGATTCATGCGGAAATATTAAAATGGTTGGCGAATAA
- a CDS encoding carbohydrate ABC transporter permease, translated as MRKKYLIPLEVLGIFLAIVWLAPFYLMVVNSLKTKREIFEDTLKPPSSVTFDNYVQAFSELDFLRTFANSLIITVISVVLIIIFSAMAAYALSRAKGRISTIIFFVFVAAMLIPFQSVMIPLVTVFGKFEMLNRAGLIFMYLGFGASLSIFLYHGALNSIPRTLDEAATIDGANRFQVFWYIIFPMLKPITVTVGILNTIWIWNDYLLPSLVINQKGMETIPLKMFFFFGEYTKQWHLALAGLTLAIIPVVIAYFFAQREIIKGVSDGAVK; from the coding sequence ATGCGTAAAAAGTATTTAATTCCACTTGAAGTATTGGGTATCTTTTTGGCGATTGTTTGGTTAGCTCCTTTCTACCTAATGGTTGTTAATTCGCTAAAAACAAAACGAGAAATTTTTGAAGATACGTTAAAACCTCCAAGTTCCGTTACGTTCGATAACTATGTGCAAGCATTTTCAGAATTAGACTTTCTAAGAACTTTTGCTAATTCACTCATTATTACAGTAATTAGTGTTGTACTAATCATTATTTTTTCAGCAATGGCAGCGTATGCGTTGTCTCGTGCAAAAGGGCGTATAAGCACTATTATTTTCTTTGTTTTTGTAGCGGCGATGCTAATCCCTTTTCAATCTGTTATGATTCCTCTCGTGACGGTGTTTGGGAAGTTTGAGATGTTGAACCGAGCGGGGTTAATATTCATGTATTTAGGTTTTGGTGCGAGTTTATCCATTTTTTTATATCATGGTGCCTTAAACTCCATCCCTCGTACTTTAGACGAAGCTGCTACAATTGATGGGGCAAATAGATTCCAAGTTTTTTGGTATATCATTTTTCCGATGCTTAAGCCAATTACAGTGACTGTAGGCATATTAAATACCATTTGGATTTGGAATGACTACTTGCTTCCTTCTCTAGTCATTAACCAAAAAGGAATGGAGACAATTCCATTGAAAATGTTCTTTTTCTTCGGAGAATATACAAAACAATGGCATCTTGCCTTAGCAGGTCTTACATTGGCAATTATTCCAGTAGTTATTGCATATTTCTTTGCACAACGAGAAATTATTAAAGGTGTATCAGATGGAGCAGTAAAGTAA
- a CDS encoding carbohydrate ABC transporter permease: protein MRTRDLSYWVFLMPVLAALTLVVIAPLFLGIYYSFTDWNGIQTKGFVGFDNYIALFKDERFLNSLWFTTKFSVVSVILINLIGLSLALLVTAKLKTNKVLRTIFFMPNLIGGLILGFIWQFIFTKAFAGFGSIVGIESLQGWLSTTSTGFWGLVILMSWQMSGYIMVIYIAYLEGVSKELLEAAEIDGANAFQRFRSVIFPLVAPAFTVSMFLTLSNTFKLYDQNLSLTGGGPYNSTQMVAMEIFNTAFGRYDMAYAQAKAVIFFLIVAVVALVQVYINKKREVEM from the coding sequence ATGCGCACAAGAGATTTATCATATTGGGTATTTTTAATGCCAGTTTTGGCCGCATTGACATTAGTTGTAATAGCTCCTTTATTTCTTGGTATCTATTATTCTTTCACAGATTGGAATGGAATTCAGACGAAAGGCTTTGTTGGCTTTGATAATTACATAGCATTATTCAAAGACGAACGTTTCCTTAATTCGTTATGGTTTACAACGAAGTTTTCCGTCGTATCGGTCATTCTGATCAATCTAATTGGCTTATCACTTGCACTACTAGTAACAGCCAAATTAAAAACAAATAAAGTGTTGCGTACCATTTTCTTTATGCCAAATCTAATTGGGGGATTAATCCTTGGATTCATCTGGCAGTTTATCTTCACGAAAGCATTTGCAGGCTTTGGTTCAATAGTAGGTATAGAGAGTTTACAAGGGTGGTTATCTACCACCAGTACTGGCTTTTGGGGACTTGTTATCTTAATGAGCTGGCAAATGTCTGGATATATTATGGTAATTTATATTGCGTACTTGGAAGGTGTTTCAAAGGAATTGCTTGAAGCGGCAGAAATTGATGGTGCCAATGCTTTTCAAAGATTTCGTAGTGTAATTTTTCCACTAGTAGCTCCTGCTTTTACAGTAAGTATGTTTTTAACGCTTTCCAATACATTTAAGTTGTATGATCAAAACCTTTCTTTAACTGGAGGAGGACCGTATAATTCAACGCAAATGGTAGCGATGGAGATATTTAATACAGCGTTCGGTCGTTATGATATGGCATATGCGCAAGCAAAAGCGGTCATATTTTTCTTAATTGTTGCAGTGGTTGCTTTAGTGCAAGTTTATATTAATAAGAAACGTGAGGTGGAAATGTAA
- a CDS encoding ABC transporter substrate-binding protein, whose protein sequence is MKRKWRAGLLAASLSFAAILTGCSSKEEQVTLDVFQFKVEFKDQFEKVAKAYEKENENVKINITTVGGGEDYGAALRSKFASGNEPAIYNIGGPQDVADWLDKLADLSDSAAAKAALDGSLNGVSVDGKVLGLPYNQEGYGLIYNKNVFEKAEVDPASIKDFASLEAAVKKLDSKKSELGLQAVFALPGKETWVTGLHLSNAFLAPEFDNNVLTAFDSKTVDFKYGDAFKKVLDLQNDYSVQPTVSLDYSKQVEELFSLQKVAIIQQGNWVYGSIAGIDEDFANNGIGILPIPVEGYKGDTIPVGIPMYWGVNSKADKAVIEESKKFLDWLYTSDEGKETVLNDFKFIPAYEGYDSSKISDPLSKDVYEYAEKGKTIGWTFMGYPTGWGQDELGVQIQKYLSKKATWEEVVDATKKAWETDRK, encoded by the coding sequence ATGAAAAGAAAATGGCGTGCAGGTTTATTAGCAGCTTCACTAAGTTTTGCAGCAATTTTAACGGGGTGTAGTTCGAAAGAAGAGCAAGTAACGTTAGACGTCTTCCAATTCAAAGTAGAATTTAAAGATCAGTTTGAAAAAGTTGCAAAAGCATATGAAAAAGAAAATGAAAATGTAAAAATTAATATCACAACTGTTGGTGGTGGAGAAGACTACGGTGCAGCTCTTCGTTCCAAGTTTGCATCAGGCAATGAGCCAGCTATTTATAATATCGGGGGTCCTCAAGATGTAGCAGATTGGTTAGACAAATTAGCTGACTTGTCCGATTCTGCAGCAGCAAAAGCAGCATTAGATGGCTCACTTAATGGAGTTTCGGTAGATGGAAAAGTATTGGGACTTCCATACAACCAAGAAGGTTATGGTTTAATTTATAACAAGAATGTATTTGAAAAAGCAGAAGTTGATCCAGCTTCCATTAAAGACTTCGCTTCTTTAGAAGCAGCGGTAAAAAAATTAGATAGCAAAAAATCTGAATTAGGTCTACAAGCGGTATTTGCTTTACCTGGTAAAGAAACATGGGTAACTGGATTGCATTTATCAAATGCTTTCTTAGCTCCAGAATTTGACAATAATGTTTTAACTGCATTTGATTCTAAAACTGTCGATTTCAAATATGGTGATGCATTCAAAAAAGTTCTAGATCTTCAAAATGACTATTCGGTGCAACCAACAGTTAGTTTAGACTATTCAAAACAAGTAGAAGAGTTATTCTCTCTTCAAAAAGTAGCGATTATTCAACAAGGTAACTGGGTATATGGATCGATTGCAGGGATTGATGAAGATTTTGCAAATAACGGCATTGGAATATTACCGATTCCTGTAGAAGGATACAAAGGTGATACTATTCCAGTTGGGATCCCGATGTATTGGGGTGTAAATAGCAAGGCAGATAAAGCAGTAATCGAAGAATCAAAAAAATTCCTAGACTGGCTATATACTTCGGATGAAGGTAAAGAAACAGTGTTAAACGATTTTAAATTCATCCCAGCATACGAAGGATATGATTCATCTAAGATCTCTGATCCACTTTCAAAAGATGTATATGAATATGCAGAGAAGGGCAAAACAATTGGCTGGACTTTCATGGGATATCCTACTGGATGGGGTCAAGACGAATTAGGGGTTCAAATTCAGAAATATTTAAGTAAAAAAGCAACTTGGGAAGAAGTTGTCGATGCAACGAAAAAAGCATGGGAAACTGATCGTAAATAA
- a CDS encoding ROK family protein — translation MKKILGIDIGGTKIRLGVVKENGEVLADKKIPTKLPLYPYLEEQVLKVMTEFPDLSGIGIGTRGMVDAKTGVVTFETELEGWQGTPVKAQLEAATGLRVEINNDANCAALAEAKIGAAANFQKVVCLTIGTKLGGGFVFDGQVMNGTHGGAGEVGHLILYPNGLVCGCGRPGCSEQYVSGTALSRLIQEENVIDPETGQLAIPQNLFRLATNGHTSAIVVRERFLSDFAVVISTLQAVLDMDCVVVGGGVSDSADDWWENLLAKVESLKLSPLELKRATFGNEAGMLGAAMLIIDRVN, via the coding sequence TTGAAAAAAATACTTGGTATTGATATTGGTGGAACCAAAATCAGGTTAGGTGTAGTGAAGGAGAACGGGGAAGTTTTAGCTGATAAAAAAATCCCAACAAAATTACCATTGTATCCATACTTAGAAGAACAGGTGCTAAAAGTAATGACGGAATTTCCTGATCTATCGGGTATCGGAATTGGTACAAGGGGAATGGTAGATGCAAAAACGGGTGTTGTAACATTCGAAACAGAACTAGAAGGCTGGCAAGGAACACCAGTAAAAGCGCAATTAGAAGCAGCAACAGGGCTTCGAGTGGAAATAAATAATGATGCCAATTGTGCTGCGCTTGCAGAAGCGAAAATTGGTGCAGCAGCAAATTTCCAAAAAGTAGTTTGTTTAACAATTGGGACGAAACTAGGCGGTGGGTTTGTCTTTGACGGGCAAGTGATGAATGGTACCCACGGAGGTGCGGGAGAAGTAGGTCACTTAATCTTGTATCCAAATGGTTTAGTATGTGGCTGTGGTAGACCGGGTTGTAGTGAGCAATATGTATCTGGGACTGCGCTAAGTAGATTGATTCAAGAGGAGAATGTTATTGATCCAGAAACAGGGCAATTAGCAATACCACAAAATCTATTCCGATTAGCAACTAATGGGCATACAAGTGCAATAGTAGTTCGCGAACGATTTCTTTCCGATTTTGCAGTAGTGATTTCCACACTACAAGCGGTTTTGGATATGGACTGTGTTGTAGTTGGGGGGGGCGTTTCAGATTCTGCAGATGATTGGTGGGAAAACCTTTTAGCGAAAGTAGAGTCACTGAAACTTAGCCCGCTGGAATTGAAGCGCGCTACTTTTGGGAATGAAGCCGGGATGCTTGGAGCAGCTATGCTCATTATTGACCGAGTAAACTAA